Sequence from the Fulvivirga ligni genome:
ATGAATTTGGCAGGAGATATTGTGAAGGCTTGCGTAGAATGCTGATCAAAAAAAGACTATCATGAAGTATTTCTACATTTTGATTTTGTGCACCTGGACTACCATTGTCCTGGGGCAACAGCCAGCTATTTTAGCCGATAAAAAAGTAGCGAAGGAGAATTACCTGCCAGATTTTTCGTACGCTGGTTATGAAAGTGGCCTTACCACAGATTTTCAGCTGGATAAACCTACTCAGTTGCATATTGAAGATTTTGGAGCGAAACCAAATGATAATTTGGATGATACCAAAGCAATTCAAAAAGCCATGGCCAAAGCGCATGAAGTAGAAGGCCCTGTAGAGGTGATTTTTCCTGCCGGTGAGTTTATTTTAAGTGAGGTGTTATTCATCACCCGAAGCAATATTGTGCTTACTGGTGACGGCAGTGGTGATGATGGAACTGTCATCTACTGTCCTCGGCCGATGAGCTATATGGCTGATCCTGAGCCTTTAAAAGAGCTGAGGGAATATTTAGTGAAGCTCGACAAAAGACAGAAAGAACCACAAAATAACATTGATCTTCCCTTTAGCCAGTATGCCTGGTCTGGAGGTATGATCTGGACGTATGCGCCGGGTGAAAGAATTAAAACCTACCTGCCTGAATATAATCTAAAGGCCACTGTTTTAGCGCATTTGGAGTCAGGCAAAATGGGAGCATTAACGGCTACTGTTGATGATGCTTCTGAACTCAAAAAAGGAGATGTGGTGCAGGTGGAATGGTTCAATAAAGGTGGAGAAAAAGGGGCTTTATTAGACCAGCTTTATAAAAGAGAAGAGGTGAAAATAGGCTCACACCATTGGGAGTATCCTGACGAGCCGCTCGTAAAGCAGCAGCTTAGAATAGTAAATATTAAAGGTAATACCATTGAGT
This genomic interval carries:
- a CDS encoding glycoside hydrolase family 55 protein — its product is MKYFYILILCTWTTIVLGQQPAILADKKVAKENYLPDFSYAGYESGLTTDFQLDKPTQLHIEDFGAKPNDNLDDTKAIQKAMAKAHEVEGPVEVIFPAGEFILSEVLFITRSNIVLTGDGSGDDGTVIYCPRPMSYMADPEPLKELREYLVKLDKRQKEPQNNIDLPFSQYAWSGGMIWTYAPGERIKTYLPEYNLKATVLAHLESGKMGALTATVDDASELKKGDVVQVEWFNKGGEKGALLDQLYKREEVKIGSHHWEYPDEPLVKQQLRIVNIKGNTIEFSGPLLLDINKEWAPQITAWKHLEHVGVQHLQFKFPMAPNIAHHVEEGYNAIYLTRLFDGWVNDVVIKNADSGILTEESASLTISNITTSGDKIAHYSVYIGGVHNVLVDHLKVYNEVRHALSFNTLATKNVYTHCEVFTAPVLDQHAGANHQNLFDDIVMDVDLGSKRSYPLFKGGGAGYWKPSHGAYSTFWNINLHFKNGHDSQDAVLLNGMDDGSYARLVGIHADLPVKIEYGPDAYIELTNKQPEILSLYQYQLEKRKRK